A genome region from Caldalkalibacillus uzonensis includes the following:
- a CDS encoding D-lyxose/D-mannose family sugar isomerase produces the protein MERKQALQKTLEMLEKANIVLTEEEKSKIEITDMGLGHLEVEGLQLLTYINTDRYCAKELVLFPRQTCPEHLHPPVFGKDGKQETFRCRWGTVYLFVEGEETDIYCKPPAGKEQWYTAKHGIVLKPGEQYTIPPNTKHWFQAGDEGAVISEFSSTSRDEYDVFTDPAVVRVGD, from the coding sequence ATGGAGCGCAAACAAGCTTTGCAAAAGACTTTAGAAATGCTGGAAAAGGCCAATATTGTGCTGACGGAAGAAGAAAAAAGTAAAATTGAGATTACCGATATGGGCCTTGGACATTTGGAAGTGGAAGGTTTGCAGCTGTTAACTTATATCAATACGGACCGCTATTGTGCCAAAGAGCTCGTACTTTTTCCCCGTCAGACGTGTCCGGAACATTTACACCCCCCGGTTTTTGGAAAGGACGGGAAGCAAGAGACGTTTCGCTGCCGCTGGGGAACGGTTTACTTATTTGTAGAAGGAGAAGAAACCGATATCTACTGTAAGCCGCCTGCTGGGAAAGAGCAGTGGTATACGGCTAAGCACGGAATTGTGTTAAAACCTGGAGAGCAGTACACCATACCGCCAAATACAAAGCACTGGTTTCAAGCCGGGGATGAAGGAGCGGTCATATCTGAGTTTTCTAGTACAAGTCGTGATGAATACGATGTGTTTACCGATCCGGCTGTTGTTAGAGTGGGAGATTAA
- the xylB gene encoding xylulokinase, whose translation MPYVIGIDLGTSSVKALLVNQAGRVVAEATRPYPLLQPRPGFSEQDPEQWVQQTISVLQELTTHSQVDPEEIEGLSFSGQMHGLVLLDQHFQVLRPAILWNDTRTTEECQEIRNKLGPRLLDITKNDALEGFTLPKLLWVKKHEPHLFEQARFFLLPKDYLRFRLTGEVHMELSDAAGTLLLDVIGQEWSQDVCAAFGLDRSFCPPLVQSHQCVGTLLPEIAGQTGLKTTTKVFAGGADNACGAVGAGILTPGVTLCSIGTSGVILSYEDQDRDFGGKIHFFNHAKPDAYYTMGVTLAAGYSLSWFRKTFAHQESFDTLLRGVEQVPPGSRGLVFTPYLVGERTPHADAVIRASFIGIDGSHTRQDFVRAVLEGVTFSLQESIQLFRQAGKRVHTVVSIGGGAKSDVWLQMQADVFDATVVKLNHDQGPAFGAAMLAAVGCGWFSSLDECSQQFVQYEAQFTPIPENVHKYEELFKIYQQVYAQTRALNQALLPFR comes from the coding sequence ATGCCTTATGTCATCGGTATTGATCTTGGGACCAGTTCTGTGAAGGCCTTATTGGTGAATCAAGCAGGAAGGGTGGTGGCTGAAGCCACGAGACCCTACCCGTTGCTTCAGCCCCGGCCCGGGTTTAGCGAACAGGACCCAGAGCAATGGGTGCAGCAAACCATATCCGTTTTACAGGAATTGACCACGCACAGCCAAGTGGATCCGGAGGAGATAGAAGGCCTCAGTTTTTCTGGACAAATGCATGGTCTTGTATTGCTGGACCAACATTTCCAGGTGTTGCGCCCTGCAATACTTTGGAATGATACCCGTACGACAGAAGAGTGTCAGGAGATTCGAAACAAGCTGGGGCCTAGGTTGCTTGACATTACGAAAAATGATGCCCTAGAGGGATTTACACTGCCAAAGTTGTTGTGGGTCAAGAAACATGAACCACACCTGTTTGAGCAGGCCCGTTTCTTCCTGTTACCTAAAGACTATTTGCGGTTTCGCTTAACGGGTGAGGTTCACATGGAACTCTCCGATGCAGCGGGTACGCTGCTCCTGGATGTTATTGGCCAGGAATGGAGCCAAGATGTCTGTGCGGCTTTTGGTCTTGACCGGTCATTCTGTCCTCCTTTGGTTCAGTCACATCAGTGTGTCGGAACCCTGTTACCTGAAATAGCTGGGCAGACAGGGCTTAAAACCACTACCAAAGTCTTTGCCGGCGGTGCGGACAATGCTTGCGGAGCGGTTGGTGCGGGCATCTTAACACCGGGGGTCACCCTGTGCAGCATTGGCACCTCCGGGGTTATTTTGAGTTATGAGGATCAGGATCGGGATTTTGGAGGGAAAATCCACTTTTTCAACCATGCTAAGCCTGATGCCTATTACACGATGGGTGTCACCTTGGCTGCCGGATACAGTTTAAGCTGGTTCAGGAAAACCTTTGCCCACCAGGAAAGCTTTGACACCCTGTTACGAGGTGTTGAGCAAGTCCCCCCCGGTTCACGCGGATTGGTGTTTACCCCGTATTTAGTAGGGGAACGGACGCCCCATGCTGATGCCGTTATCCGGGCCAGCTTTATCGGTATCGATGGTTCCCATACCCGGCAGGATTTTGTCCGGGCGGTGTTGGAAGGGGTTACATTTTCTCTGCAGGAGTCTATACAGTTATTCAGGCAGGCAGGGAAGAGGGTTCATACGGTTGTCTCCATAGGCGGCGGGGCCAAAAGTGATGTATGGCTCCAAATGCAGGCCGATGTGTTTGATGCCACCGTCGTGAAGCTGAATCATGACCAAGGGCCGGCTTTTGGGGCGGCCATGTTGGCTGCAGTTGGATGTGGCTGGTTTTCGTCGCTAGATGAGTGCAGCCAGCAGTTTGTTCAGTATGAAGCGCAGTTTACCCCGATACCTGAAAACGTGCACAAATACGAAGAGCTGTTTAAGATTTACCAGCAGGTTTATGCCCAGACCAGAGCCTTAAATCAGGCTTTGCTGCCTTTCAGATAA
- a CDS encoding glycoside hydrolase family 3 N-terminal domain-containing protein: MATLLYQDKEQPLQKRVEDLLSRMTLDEKIAQLSGIWVYEVLDDSHFSAEKAAAKMGHGIGQITRIAGASNLDPESCAQIANEIQRYLIENTRLGIPAIVHEESCSGFMAKGATCFPQAIGLASTWDPELVKAMGAVIKTQMKAAGAHQALAPLMDVTRDPRWGRTEETFGEDPYLVARMGVAYIQGLQGEGPHNGILATGKHLVGYGISEGGMNWAPAHIPERELREVYLYPFEAAVKEARIASIMPAYHELDGVPCHSSKKLLTEILRDEWGFNGLVVSDYFAINMLYEYHKLYPDKKLAAQKALEAGVDIELPSTDCYGSPLKMAVEEGLVSEAMIDRVVARILAHKFQLGLFEQPYVEPAKTKEVFDIPEQRKLACQIAQKSIVLLKNENQLLPLNKDINAIAVIGPNAHNTRHMIGDYAYPCHIESLALMNDAFDTAKPDHLDPTGVEQFVPMISIVDGIKAKVSAHTKVYYAKGCEVTGEATDGFREAVEAAQKADVAIVVVGDKSGLVPDCTSGEARDRADLNLTGKQEELIKAVYATGTPVVVVLVNARPLSINWLDEHVPAIVEAWLPGEEGARAVADVLFGDVNPGGKLPITFPRTVGQVPVYYAHKPSGGRSHWLSDYVECSTKPLYPFGYGLSYTTFEYSHLQITPEKVGVDGTVHIQVDVTNTGQLEGDEVVQLYVHVQAENVTRPVKELKGFKRITLKPSETKTVVFTLAVAQLGFYDEHMNFVVEPGKIDVMVGSSSEDIRVEGQFEISGEKTVVTNKKFMTEVTVK, translated from the coding sequence ATGGCAACATTATTGTATCAGGACAAGGAGCAGCCTCTTCAGAAACGGGTTGAAGATCTGCTTTCACGCATGACCTTGGACGAAAAGATAGCCCAACTCAGTGGCATTTGGGTTTACGAGGTGTTAGATGATTCGCATTTTTCAGCAGAAAAAGCAGCTGCAAAAATGGGCCACGGCATCGGTCAGATCACCCGGATTGCCGGGGCCAGCAACCTTGACCCCGAATCTTGCGCCCAAATAGCCAATGAGATTCAGCGCTATTTAATCGAAAACACCCGTCTCGGCATTCCTGCCATTGTCCATGAGGAGTCTTGCAGCGGTTTTATGGCTAAAGGCGCGACTTGTTTTCCGCAAGCCATTGGCCTGGCCAGTACATGGGACCCGGAACTGGTTAAGGCTATGGGAGCAGTGATTAAGACACAGATGAAGGCGGCTGGAGCCCATCAGGCCCTGGCCCCGCTGATGGATGTCACCCGGGATCCCAGATGGGGCAGGACGGAAGAAACATTTGGTGAAGACCCCTATTTGGTGGCCCGGATGGGTGTAGCCTATATTCAAGGCTTGCAAGGGGAAGGGCCCCATAATGGTATTCTGGCAACCGGAAAACATCTTGTGGGTTATGGCATTTCTGAGGGGGGGATGAACTGGGCCCCTGCCCACATTCCTGAGCGGGAGCTGCGTGAAGTTTATCTATACCCATTTGAGGCCGCTGTCAAAGAAGCGCGTATTGCTTCTATCATGCCAGCCTACCATGAGCTGGATGGCGTGCCCTGCCACAGTTCGAAAAAGTTACTCACAGAGATTTTGCGCGACGAATGGGGTTTTAACGGTTTGGTCGTCTCTGATTATTTTGCCATCAACATGCTGTACGAATATCATAAGCTTTATCCGGATAAAAAGCTGGCGGCCCAAAAAGCGCTGGAAGCCGGAGTGGATATTGAACTGCCCAGCACGGATTGTTATGGTTCACCTTTAAAAATGGCTGTGGAAGAAGGCCTTGTTTCCGAAGCGATGATTGACCGTGTGGTGGCCCGGATACTCGCACATAAGTTTCAATTAGGACTGTTTGAACAGCCCTATGTTGAACCGGCCAAAACAAAAGAAGTGTTTGATATTCCTGAGCAGCGCAAGCTGGCCTGCCAGATTGCACAAAAATCAATCGTGCTGTTGAAAAACGAAAATCAGCTTTTGCCTTTGAACAAAGATATCAACGCCATTGCTGTCATCGGCCCCAATGCCCATAACACACGCCATATGATCGGTGATTATGCTTACCCTTGTCATATTGAATCGTTAGCCCTGATGAACGATGCCTTTGATACGGCAAAACCGGACCATTTGGATCCCACCGGGGTGGAACAGTTTGTGCCGATGATCAGCATTGTGGATGGAATCAAAGCAAAAGTGTCTGCGCATACCAAAGTCTACTATGCCAAAGGCTGCGAAGTGACAGGAGAGGCAACAGACGGGTTTAGAGAGGCGGTTGAGGCAGCTCAGAAAGCGGATGTGGCCATTGTTGTTGTTGGGGATAAATCCGGTTTGGTTCCTGACTGCACGTCTGGTGAAGCCAGAGACAGGGCCGACTTGAACTTAACAGGAAAACAAGAGGAGCTCATCAAGGCGGTTTACGCTACTGGAACACCGGTAGTGGTTGTTTTGGTCAATGCACGGCCGCTCTCAATCAATTGGCTTGACGAACATGTTCCAGCTATAGTGGAGGCATGGCTGCCGGGAGAAGAGGGAGCAAGGGCCGTAGCGGATGTCTTGTTTGGTGATGTCAATCCAGGTGGCAAGTTGCCCATCACCTTTCCCAGAACGGTTGGTCAAGTGCCTGTCTACTATGCCCACAAGCCCTCAGGAGGACGTTCCCACTGGTTGAGTGATTATGTGGAGTGTAGTACAAAACCCCTCTACCCATTCGGGTATGGATTAAGTTACACCACCTTTGAATACAGCCATTTGCAAATCACCCCTGAAAAAGTTGGTGTGGACGGGACGGTTCACATCCAAGTTGATGTGACCAATACGGGTCAACTTGAAGGGGATGAAGTGGTTCAGTTGTACGTCCATGTCCAGGCTGAAAATGTCACCAGACCAGTTAAAGAGCTGAAGGGGTTTAAACGGATTACCCTTAAACCAAGTGAAACGAAAACGGTCGTGTTCACATTGGCTGTTGCTCAGCTGGGATTTTACGATGAACATATGAATTTTGTGGTGGAACCAGGCAAAATTGATGTGATGGTGGGCAGCTCCTCTGAAGATATCAGGGTTGAAGGGCAATTTGAGATCAGTGGTGAAAAGACGGTTGTTACAAATAAAAAATTTATGACAGAAGTGACAGTCAAATGA
- the xylA gene encoding xylose isomerase, whose translation MAYFEHIKPITYEGRDSNNLLAFKHYNPTEMVAGKTMEEHLRFAVAYWHTFTGSGADPFGEPNMIRPWDQYTGMDLAKARVEAAFEFFEKLNVPYFCFHDRDIAPEGDNLRETYKNLDEIVAMIKEYMKTSKVKLLWNTANLFTHPRYVHGAATSCHADVFAYAAAQVKKGLEIAVELGAENYVFWGGREGYETLLNTDMKLELDNLARFLQMAVDYTKEIGFKGQLLIEPKPKEPTKHQYDFDAATTIAFLQSYGLKEHFKLNIEANHATLAGHTFEHELRVASIHGMLGSIDANQGDLLLGWDTDEFPTDLYSVTLAMYEILKAGGFTTGGINFDAKVRRGSFEPEDLFYAHIAGMDTYARGLKVAAKLIEDRVLDRFIEERYSSFKSGIGLEIVSGKANFHTLEQHALQNPVIRNQSGKQERIKALLNEYIFRY comes from the coding sequence ATGGCTTACTTCGAACACATTAAGCCTATTACATATGAAGGGCGTGATTCGAACAACCTTCTGGCTTTTAAGCACTATAATCCCACTGAAATGGTTGCCGGGAAAACAATGGAGGAGCATCTCAGATTTGCTGTGGCCTACTGGCACACCTTCACGGGCAGCGGTGCCGATCCTTTTGGCGAACCGAACATGATCCGTCCTTGGGACCAGTATACGGGCATGGATTTGGCCAAAGCCAGAGTAGAAGCTGCCTTTGAATTTTTTGAAAAGTTAAACGTTCCGTATTTTTGTTTTCATGACCGTGATATTGCCCCTGAAGGGGACAATTTGAGGGAAACATACAAAAATTTAGATGAAATCGTCGCCATGATTAAAGAGTACATGAAGACCAGCAAGGTGAAGCTGTTATGGAATACCGCCAACCTGTTTACCCATCCCAGATATGTCCATGGCGCCGCCACATCATGTCATGCAGATGTCTTTGCCTATGCGGCGGCCCAAGTCAAAAAAGGGTTGGAAATTGCAGTAGAACTCGGGGCAGAAAATTATGTCTTTTGGGGAGGGAGGGAAGGTTACGAAACGCTGTTAAACACGGATATGAAGCTGGAATTGGACAATTTGGCCCGGTTTTTGCAAATGGCCGTTGATTACACTAAAGAAATTGGCTTTAAAGGCCAGCTGTTGATCGAGCCCAAACCGAAAGAACCGACGAAACATCAGTACGATTTCGACGCCGCCACCACCATTGCCTTTTTGCAAAGCTATGGATTAAAAGAGCATTTCAAATTGAACATCGAAGCGAATCACGCCACATTGGCCGGACACACCTTTGAACATGAATTGAGGGTAGCCAGCATTCACGGCATGTTGGGATCCATTGATGCCAACCAGGGAGATTTGTTGCTAGGCTGGGATACCGATGAGTTTCCAACAGATTTATATTCGGTTACCTTGGCCATGTATGAAATTTTGAAAGCCGGCGGATTTACCACAGGCGGTATCAACTTTGACGCCAAAGTGAGAAGGGGTTCCTTTGAGCCGGAAGATTTATTTTATGCCCATATCGCCGGTATGGATACTTATGCCAGAGGATTAAAGGTGGCTGCTAAGCTGATTGAAGACAGGGTTTTAGACCGGTTTATCGAGGAACGTTACAGCAGCTTCAAAAGCGGGATCGGACTGGAGATTGTCAGCGGCAAGGCCAATTTTCATACCTTAGAACAACATGCGTTGCAGAACCCTGTCATCCGCAACCAATCTGGCAAGCAGGAAAGGATTAAAGCACTCCTTAATGAGTATATATTCCGGTATTGA